The Deinococcus sp. Leaf326 genomic interval AGGACAAGGTCGAGGGCCTCGACTCGGGCGCCGACGACTACCTCATCAAACCCTTTTCCATCGAGGAACTGCTGGCCCGCGTGCGCGCCCACCTGCGCCGCGTGAACCCGGCCGTGACCGGTGAGGTGCGCGTCGCCGACCTCGTCATGAACCTCGACGGCCGCGAGATCTTCCGGGGCGGGCGCCGCGTGGAGCTCAGCGCCAAGGAGTTCGAACTGCTCGAACTGCTCGCGCGCAACCCCGGCAAGGTCTTCTCGCGCTTCGAGATCGAGGAGAAGGTCTGGCCCGAATACACGGGGGGCAGCAACGTCGTGGACGTGTATATCGGCTACCTGCGCCGTAAGCTCGAGGAGGGCGGAGAGCGCCGGCTGATCCACACCGTGCGCGGCGTCGGCTACGTGCTGCGCGAGGAGTGAGGACGCCCCCTCACCGCGCCCTGCTCTAGACTGCCGGGCGTGAAGGCATGGCACACAGGCAATGACCGGCGAGACGCCCGTGCGGGGAGGGGATGCACCTGACCCTGCGCTGGCGTCTCACGCTGCTGTATACGGCGCTGCTGGCCTTCTTGCTGGGGTTGGTGGCGGTGGCGGCCCTCCTACTCATGCAGCGCAGCCTGCTGGGCAACGTGGATTCGGCCATCTCGGACTCCTACCGGCAGTTCACCAGCCTCGTCAATCAGCTCGGGCTGGACAATCCCCAGTCGGCCAGCCAGCGCGATGTGGACGGGCTCCTGCCGCGCGCGCGGGTGCTGTTTCCCAACGACGTCATCCAGATCGAGGACCTCGTGTTCTACGACCGCGACTGGCTCATTCAGGCGCTCGGGCCGGCCGGCACCGCCGAGCAGCGCCGGGAGAACCTCACCTATGTGCGCCGCCTCATGGACAGCCGCCGGCAGGTCGTGGCCGGGCTGCTGCCCACCCAGCCGCTGCGGCTGAGCGATGCCGAACTCACGCAGCTCGTCGAGTCGCCGGGCGGGCGCATCACCCTGACCCGCGAGATCCAGAATGCCTTCGGCGCGCAGGCAGACACGCCGACGACCTACCGCGTGCAGGTGACGCTGGGGCC includes:
- a CDS encoding response regulator transcription factor — translated: MERKPLVLVIEDEKDIARFIELELAAEGYATEVAFDGVTGLSKFREVNPDLVILDLMLPVLDGLEVARRIRKTSNTPIIILTAKDGIQDKVEGLDSGADDYLIKPFSIEELLARVRAHLRRVNPAVTGEVRVADLVMNLDGREIFRGGRRVELSAKEFELLELLARNPGKVFSRFEIEEKVWPEYTGGSNVVDVYIGYLRRKLEEGGERRLIHTVRGVGYVLREE